A portion of the bacterium genome contains these proteins:
- a CDS encoding HAMP domain-containing sensor histidine kinase, producing the protein MRREIKLIILVFALVVGPAIALSFLAVRVLESWQLVLQKRMAGEAGHVLDEAVAAWNHELTALRAMPDFPANHTKPSNMWVAHASELSLQHSWLDGLFVTRGGAEMVYPPVEPIAPPIERDVTSAEQAGPLSQVGAYLEQGDMAATIKCLELVAENRSPESGVGTRNAKNERGQRDSDEGFRYDLIALKRLATIYELQGQTAKVSEIRLKVLEEMLRRYDELVPLQRESMIEWLECAGLQGGEASGLQSQWRERMRLRTMKPDERTRVGNGIRMMESTIPDSGWLTMRVQEADFLVTKLPQPGTTSLVLALQFDEHKLIEHLNALFAIAVSNTEIRVRCQIRDEGEAGPILAVRQLPTPFEAMSLVATPEDVPAFVANARLQARLYRGGGLLLLISVVAGIWLVWREAAREIQQAGERSAFAAAVSHDLRTPLSSMRMLAESLYMGNVTDTNKQKKFLGTIIKESDRLSRLTDRALYFIRYGQGALRYQFTEGDLGGVVRETVETFAVGASGEVKIGIDIPSQLPSVKFDAGAIEQVVYNLLDNAVKYSRKEGEERGVPSSEPRGAGDDGLINVKLFVEGGQVVLSVEDHGVGMTPEEVRQVLKPYARGKNAGRQNARGLGLGLALCQHIVQAHGGSIQIQSEPGKGSKFKIILPG; encoded by the coding sequence ATGAGGCGGGAAATCAAACTGATAATTCTGGTGTTTGCCCTGGTGGTGGGGCCGGCCATCGCTTTGTCTTTTTTAGCTGTCCGGGTTCTCGAAAGTTGGCAACTTGTTCTGCAGAAGAGGATGGCCGGTGAAGCTGGTCATGTGCTAGATGAAGCTGTGGCGGCGTGGAATCACGAATTAACGGCGCTTCGCGCCATGCCGGATTTCCCTGCCAATCATACTAAGCCCTCAAATATGTGGGTCGCCCACGCCTCCGAATTAAGCCTTCAGCATTCATGGCTAGATGGGTTATTTGTTACCCGGGGTGGTGCTGAAATGGTGTACCCCCCGGTTGAGCCCATTGCTCCCCCGATTGAGCGTGATGTTACAAGTGCTGAACAGGCCGGCCCTTTGTCTCAGGTTGGAGCGTATCTTGAGCAGGGGGATATGGCGGCGACGATCAAATGTCTGGAACTGGTGGCGGAAAACAGGAGTCCGGAGTCCGGAGTCGGAACGCGGAATGCAAAGAACGAACGCGGACAAAGAGACTCTGATGAGGGGTTTCGCTATGATTTGATTGCTCTTAAAAGGCTGGCAACCATTTATGAGCTTCAGGGCCAGACGGCAAAGGTTTCGGAGATCAGGTTGAAAGTCCTGGAGGAGATGCTGCGCCGATATGATGAATTGGTGCCGCTCCAGCGGGAGTCAATGATTGAGTGGCTGGAATGTGCAGGGCTGCAAGGGGGGGAGGCTTCTGGGTTACAGTCCCAATGGCGGGAACGAATGCGGTTAAGGACAATGAAGCCGGATGAGCGGACAAGAGTGGGGAATGGCATTCGGATGATGGAGTCGACAATTCCTGATTCGGGATGGCTCACGATGCGCGTACAGGAGGCCGATTTCCTTGTCACTAAGCTCCCGCAGCCTGGGACTACTTCCCTGGTTTTGGCTTTGCAGTTTGATGAGCACAAGTTAATTGAGCACTTGAACGCCCTGTTTGCGATTGCGGTCAGCAATACGGAGATTCGGGTGAGGTGTCAGATTCGGGATGAGGGAGAGGCGGGACCAATTCTTGCGGTTCGACAATTACCGACACCCTTTGAGGCCATGTCTCTGGTGGCTACTCCCGAGGACGTTCCGGCTTTTGTGGCGAACGCTCGACTTCAGGCAAGGTTATATCGTGGGGGTGGTCTGTTGTTGTTGATCAGTGTGGTGGCTGGCATTTGGCTGGTATGGCGCGAAGCCGCCCGAGAGATTCAACAGGCGGGGGAGCGCAGCGCCTTTGCGGCGGCGGTTTCACATGATCTGCGGACCCCGCTTTCTTCCATGAGAATGTTGGCTGAAAGCTTGTACATGGGAAATGTCACTGACACGAACAAGCAAAAAAAGTTTCTGGGCACCATTATCAAGGAGAGCGATCGGTTGAGTAGGTTGACCGATCGGGCGCTCTACTTTATTCGCTACGGGCAGGGGGCATTACGATACCAATTTACCGAGGGTGATCTGGGAGGAGTGGTCAGGGAGACCGTTGAAACTTTTGCAGTGGGAGCGAGTGGGGAGGTAAAGATCGGGATTGATATCCCTTCCCAGCTTCCGTCGGTGAAATTTGATGCTGGGGCCATAGAGCAGGTGGTGTATAACCTACTGGACAATGCGGTCAAGTATTCGCGTAAAGAGGGAGAGGAGCGTGGAGTTCCGAGCTCCGAGCCCCGAGGGGCAGGGGACGATGGGTTAATCAATGTTAAGCTATTCGTTGAAGGGGGGCAGGTTGTACTCTCTGTGGAAGATCATGGCGTAGGGATGACTCCGGAGGAGGTGCGGCAGGTCTTGAAGCCGTATGCGCGCGGAAAGAATGCGGGACGGCAGAATGCCAGAGGGCTCGGCCTCGGGTTGGCATTGTGCCAGCATATTGTGCAAGCTCATGGGGGCAGTATTCAGATTCAAAGTGAACCCGGGAAAGGGTCGAAATTTAAAATAATTCTGCCGGGATGA
- the typA gene encoding translational GTPase TypA, with amino-acid sequence MYRPDLIRNVAIVAHVDHGKTTLVDKLFQQSGMFRDNQAVAERLMDSMDLERERGITIASKNGSFQYGEHTINIIDTPGHADFGGQVERVLQMADGALLLVDAQEGPMPQTFFVLKKVLARNIPVIVVVNKIDKPAARIDWVVNHVFDLFVKLNAHDAALDFHTIYASAIGGFASADSHTQGTDMRPILDAIIKYIPMPSGDVDAPLQLQVSSIDHSPFMGRLGIGKITSGSIKVGMPVVVANMAGKLAPTRITKLYRFNCNQKVETEHAGLGEVVAVAGLDTVAIGDTYTDPESPRPVASIPVDPPTLSMNFIPNNSPFAGTEGTFVTSIHVADRLKREALYDVALEVEVLADGSGHKVSGRGELHLSILIEKMRREGYEFQVSCPNVIYRQVDGKMLEPYEELTIDVAEQYMGTVIEKLGARKGIMLEMEKGTGMSRLKYRIPTRGLLGFKSEFMSDTKGMGVLTYIFLEYGPFAGEMRKRRNGVLISMDTCSTVSFALFNLQKRGKLFMGPGIRVQKGQIVGEHCRDNDLTVNPAKGKQLTNMRAAGSDENIILTPPTQMSLEDCIAYINEDELVEVTPKTVRLRKDPRVRKAVKAQED; translated from the coding sequence ATGTATCGACCTGACCTTATTCGAAATGTTGCCATTGTAGCGCATGTTGACCATGGCAAGACCACCCTTGTTGATAAACTGTTCCAGCAGAGCGGTATGTTCCGAGACAACCAGGCGGTCGCAGAGCGACTGATGGACTCTATGGATCTTGAGCGTGAACGCGGCATCACCATTGCCTCCAAGAATGGCTCCTTTCAGTACGGGGAGCATACGATCAATATTATCGATACGCCCGGACATGCCGACTTCGGCGGACAGGTTGAGCGCGTATTACAGATGGCTGACGGCGCGCTGTTGCTGGTGGATGCTCAGGAGGGGCCGATGCCTCAGACGTTCTTCGTGTTGAAGAAGGTGCTGGCGCGTAATATTCCCGTGATTGTGGTTGTGAATAAAATCGACAAACCTGCGGCCCGGATTGATTGGGTGGTCAATCATGTGTTTGACCTGTTCGTAAAGTTGAATGCCCATGATGCAGCCCTCGACTTTCACACCATTTATGCCTCCGCCATCGGCGGGTTTGCATCGGCTGATTCTCATACACAGGGCACGGATATGCGGCCCATACTTGACGCCATCATCAAGTATATTCCCATGCCGAGTGGCGATGTTGATGCGCCACTCCAATTGCAGGTGAGCTCTATTGACCATTCACCGTTTATGGGACGGTTGGGTATTGGTAAAATCACTTCAGGCTCCATCAAGGTGGGTATGCCCGTGGTGGTGGCTAATATGGCGGGTAAGTTAGCCCCCACGCGCATTACCAAGCTTTATCGCTTCAATTGTAATCAGAAGGTTGAGACGGAACATGCCGGACTGGGAGAAGTGGTCGCTGTAGCCGGGCTGGATACGGTGGCGATTGGCGATACCTATACAGATCCGGAGTCTCCCCGCCCCGTGGCTTCGATCCCGGTTGATCCGCCCACGCTTTCGATGAATTTCATTCCCAACAACTCCCCGTTTGCCGGCACCGAGGGCACTTTTGTCACCTCGATTCATGTTGCCGATCGACTGAAGCGGGAAGCCCTGTACGATGTGGCGTTGGAGGTTGAGGTGCTGGCCGACGGATCCGGGCATAAGGTATCCGGGCGTGGTGAACTCCATCTATCCATTCTGATTGAGAAGATGCGGCGGGAAGGCTATGAATTCCAGGTTAGCTGTCCAAATGTCATTTACCGGCAGGTGGACGGCAAAATGCTTGAGCCGTATGAAGAGCTTACGATTGATGTGGCTGAGCAATACATGGGGACGGTGATCGAGAAACTCGGGGCGCGTAAGGGTATCATGCTTGAGATGGAGAAGGGCACCGGAATGTCGCGGCTCAAATACCGGATTCCCACGCGGGGTCTGCTCGGGTTTAAGTCCGAGTTTATGTCGGACACCAAAGGGATGGGGGTATTGACGTATATTTTCCTCGAATATGGTCCCTTTGCCGGGGAAATGCGTAAACGCAGAAATGGCGTATTGATCTCCATGGACACCTGTTCCACCGTTTCATTTGCGCTTTTCAATTTGCAGAAGCGGGGCAAGCTGTTCATGGGACCAGGGATTCGGGTCCAAAAGGGGCAGATTGTCGGTGAGCATTGCCGGGATAACGATTTGACCGTCAATCCGGCCAAAGGCAAGCAGCTCACTAATATGCGTGCGGCGGGTTCGGATGAGAATATCATTCTCACACCGCCGACCCAGATGAGTCTGGAAGATTGCATTGCCTATATCAACGAGGATGAACTGGTTGAAGTCACACCCAAGACTGTTCGATTGCGAAAAGATCCGAGAGTTCGCAAGGCCGTTAAAGCCCAGGAAGATTGA
- a CDS encoding AAA family ATPase has translation MSYYKLLGLNDEPFSTSPDPSYFFQSAQHKSALTRLRIALNLKRGLSIIVGDPGTGKTTLSRKLSQVLSNDEDVCFSMILNPYFRTQKQFLSRLVSILHAPIDPKKTSGLDCIEAVEQFLYKTGVQEKKRVVLLIDEAQLLPPYVLEILRILLNYETNEFKILQLVLVGQMELVPVLSKMPNFWDRIALKCVINPLNFDEAKELINYRLLQAGYHGAGLFRDDAIRLIHTHTRGYPRQMSILCHNLLEMLVMRERSVIDEALVREVLAEELRPVSGVVEPVPIVY, from the coding sequence ATGAGTTATTACAAACTACTAGGCCTGAATGATGAGCCGTTTTCTACGAGCCCAGATCCTTCCTATTTTTTTCAGTCGGCTCAGCATAAATCGGCTCTGACGCGTCTGCGTATCGCGCTCAATCTCAAGCGCGGCCTCAGCATTATTGTGGGCGACCCGGGGACTGGAAAGACGACGCTGAGTCGGAAGCTTTCACAAGTCCTTAGTAATGATGAGGATGTGTGTTTCTCGATGATCCTGAATCCGTATTTCAGGACGCAAAAACAATTTCTTTCACGGTTGGTTTCTATTCTCCATGCCCCCATAGATCCTAAAAAAACATCGGGGCTGGACTGTATCGAAGCGGTGGAGCAATTTCTTTACAAAACCGGGGTTCAGGAAAAGAAACGTGTTGTTTTACTGATTGATGAGGCGCAACTTTTGCCGCCGTACGTGCTTGAGATCTTGCGAATTTTATTAAACTACGAGACGAATGAGTTTAAAATTCTTCAATTAGTTCTGGTGGGGCAGATGGAACTGGTGCCGGTGTTGAGCAAAATGCCGAACTTTTGGGATCGTATTGCGCTGAAATGTGTAATTAATCCCCTGAATTTTGATGAGGCCAAAGAACTGATCAACTACAGGCTTTTACAGGCAGGTTATCACGGGGCCGGGCTGTTCAGGGATGATGCTATACGATTGATTCACACTCATACGCGGGGCTATCCGCGGCAAATGTCCATTCTCTGCCATAATCTTTTAGAGATGCTTGTGATGAGGGAACGGTCCGTTATTGATGAGGCTCTGGTAAGGGAGGTGCTGGCTGAAGAGCTGCGCCCTGTTTCTGGGGTTGTCGAGCCGGTGCCGATTGTGTATTAA
- a CDS encoding NAD(P)H-dependent oxidoreductase subunit E: MKSELYKKEQDKAKAIFPESIVSYIAECSTKKNADSHLISVLHKVQDHFGFLAKEHMDAVSVLMQIPSTKVTGVASFYHFFNFTPRGKHRISLCMGTACFVKGAGLVMSKLKDLLGIDVGQTTADAQFSIDVARCVGACALAPVMIVDEKVYAGVKPEQVAKILAEYGFDPKKAKA, from the coding sequence ATGAAGTCAGAGTTGTATAAAAAGGAACAGGACAAGGCCAAGGCGATCTTTCCGGAATCGATTGTTAGCTATATTGCGGAATGTTCCACAAAGAAAAATGCTGACAGTCACCTGATCTCCGTTTTGCATAAAGTGCAGGATCACTTTGGCTTTCTAGCCAAAGAGCATATGGATGCCGTGTCCGTCCTGATGCAGATTCCCTCGACCAAGGTCACAGGCGTGGCAAGCTTCTATCACTTCTTCAACTTTACCCCCCGGGGTAAGCACCGGATTTCCCTCTGCATGGGAACAGCGTGCTTTGTGAAGGGTGCAGGGCTTGTGATGAGCAAGCTAAAAGACCTGCTAGGCATTGATGTGGGCCAGACCACGGCGGATGCCCAGTTCTCGATCGATGTTGCCCGATGTGTCGGGGCCTGCGCCCTGGCACCGGTAATGATCGTTGATGAGAAAGTTTATGCCGGGGTCAAGCCAGAGCAGGTGGCCAAGATCCTTGCGGAATACGGGTTCGATCCGAAAAAAGCAAAAGCGTAA
- a CDS encoding secretin N-terminal domain-containing protein, whose product MNKYRYRACHALRLSFVWALVMAVFSVGAQAQMADTAMPAVIAQIPSQKPHMISEYHLPGLEKKISLDLLESMDVVDLLKFLSVKAGLNIIIGKDVAGSSKLMIKDVTIADAMEIVLAANSLAYEIQGTIIKVMTDKEYRELYGEGFYERKKAKIISLKSSIPSQMAQLLEQVKSTMGKIVFDDSTGNLVLIDTPEKIREMEDVISKAELPSFQRAYPTVTTNFVLQYAVPEKIEPLVTPMLTKIKDASIGQLKIDARTKTLIVTDLPNVVQKIGDLIAMFDRPQKQVFIEAKIIQVQLSDSMTFGVNWDYLFQGLDPRFSLAPASRMIPGVDSASAVNAVGGSVTYHTIAAGADLNMIVKALSTVGKTKLLQNPHIAALDGKEAMIKAITTEPYSELQYETGSSNIVGKTYKFVEVGVTLGVTPHINELGFITCEIRPEVSSVLRWYDSDPSAGAQNSGVPVVKKSFAETSVSVKDGVTIIIAGMIDESQTKMRSQIPFLGSIPLLGVLFRYDDTKIVNSETIILLTPRIVTGDKFFERSRDMKKPVKGAIPSTGLTAAEFVQ is encoded by the coding sequence ATGAATAAATACCGATATAGAGCGTGTCATGCCCTGCGGTTGAGTTTTGTGTGGGCATTGGTAATGGCGGTGTTTTCTGTCGGGGCGCAGGCTCAGATGGCTGATACTGCGATGCCGGCGGTAATCGCGCAGATACCCAGTCAAAAACCGCATATGATTAGTGAATATCATTTGCCTGGACTGGAAAAAAAGATCTCCCTCGACCTGCTTGAGTCGATGGATGTTGTGGATCTTCTGAAATTTCTGTCCGTCAAGGCTGGCCTTAATATCATTATCGGTAAAGATGTCGCCGGATCCAGCAAGTTGATGATCAAAGATGTGACGATCGCGGATGCAATGGAGATCGTTCTCGCCGCGAACAGTCTGGCATATGAAATCCAGGGAACCATCATCAAGGTGATGACAGACAAAGAGTATCGGGAGCTTTACGGCGAAGGTTTCTATGAGCGCAAAAAGGCCAAGATTATTTCACTCAAGTCATCCATTCCAAGTCAGATGGCGCAGTTGCTGGAGCAAGTCAAGAGTACGATGGGAAAAATTGTTTTTGACGATAGCACAGGGAATCTGGTGTTAATTGATACGCCTGAAAAAATACGGGAGATGGAAGACGTTATCAGTAAGGCCGAACTGCCTTCCTTTCAGCGGGCGTATCCCACGGTAACCACCAATTTTGTGCTGCAATATGCAGTACCGGAAAAAATTGAGCCCCTAGTGACGCCCATGCTCACGAAAATTAAGGACGCCAGCATCGGGCAACTGAAGATTGACGCGCGCACCAAGACGCTCATTGTGACGGATCTTCCCAATGTGGTTCAAAAAATTGGTGATCTGATCGCCATGTTTGACCGGCCTCAGAAGCAGGTCTTTATAGAAGCCAAAATTATTCAGGTTCAACTGTCGGATTCAATGACTTTCGGGGTTAATTGGGATTATCTGTTTCAGGGGCTCGATCCGCGTTTTTCGTTGGCCCCGGCTTCGAGAATGATTCCCGGTGTGGATTCCGCTTCTGCCGTAAATGCTGTGGGAGGGAGTGTGACTTATCACACTATCGCCGCCGGAGCGGACTTGAATATGATTGTGAAGGCCTTGTCCACGGTGGGGAAGACGAAATTACTGCAGAATCCTCACATTGCCGCCCTGGATGGCAAAGAGGCGATGATTAAAGCGATTACTACCGAGCCTTATTCTGAACTGCAATATGAGACGGGAAGCTCGAATATTGTTGGGAAAACGTATAAGTTTGTCGAAGTTGGTGTGACGCTGGGCGTAACACCGCATATTAATGAACTGGGTTTCATTACTTGCGAAATCCGTCCGGAAGTCAGTTCTGTGCTTAGATGGTATGATTCCGATCCATCAGCAGGGGCCCAAAATTCCGGAGTTCCTGTGGTTAAAAAATCATTTGCCGAAACAAGCGTTAGTGTTAAGGATGGGGTTACCATTATTATTGCGGGTATGATTGATGAGAGCCAGACCAAGATGCGCTCACAAATACCTTTTTTGGGTAGTATCCCGCTTCTCGGTGTACTTTTTCGGTATGATGATACAAAGATTGTAAATTCCGAGACTATTATTCTTCTGACACCCCGCATTGTGACCGGCGACAAATTCTTCGAACGCAGTCGAGATATGAAAAAGCCTGTAAAAGGGGCGATCCCCTCGACCGGCCTAACCGCCGCTGAATTTGTGCAGTAA
- a CDS encoding NADH-dependent [FeFe] hydrogenase, group A6, which translates to MTTEKKVTLWIDGVKVTVPEKSTVLQAARSINIDVPSLCYHPDLSVVGACRVCLVEVEGQRNPVASCSFPVAEGMKVKTSSTLLRRLRRDVVELILDNHPMDCQTCGRNGTCELQKLAYDLGVRERLFQGERKHFEKDESSPVQRTPDKCILCGRCIRVCGEVQGVHNLGVQNRGFHNVVAPAHECNMIDSVCIHCGQCVNVCPTAAFTEQDATESVFEALANPDLHVVVHTAPAIRATIGEGFGFRPGTPVTGKLVTALRRAGFHKVFDTNFGADLTIMEESAEFITRVQKKERLPLITSCSPGWVNFMERFYPELIPLTSTCKSPMSMLSTLLKTYYAQQMGIDPKNIFVVAVMPCTAKKFEASRPAHMAPWGKPYTDAVLTTRELIWMLKCLGVDFHNLEDGMYDSPLGVSSGAADIFGATGGVMEAALRTAYEKITGQELENLDFENVRGVEGVKETSVEINGMTINIGVANGLQNAKHLLDRVVSGEKLYHIIEIMACPGGCVAGGGQPYPPNGMHVLDPELGRLRARALYSIDGSKSLRKSHENPAIELLYENFLGAPNSHLCHELLHTHYEPKYPRGVK; encoded by the coding sequence ATGACAACAGAAAAAAAAGTAACTTTATGGATTGATGGTGTCAAGGTGACGGTGCCTGAAAAGAGCACTGTTCTTCAGGCCGCGCGATCCATCAATATTGATGTTCCCAGTCTTTGTTATCACCCGGATCTGAGTGTCGTGGGTGCCTGCCGGGTTTGTCTGGTGGAAGTGGAGGGTCAGCGTAATCCGGTCGCATCCTGTTCCTTCCCGGTCGCGGAAGGCATGAAAGTTAAGACCTCATCCACGTTGTTGCGCCGGTTGCGTCGCGATGTGGTGGAGCTGATTCTGGACAATCACCCGATGGATTGCCAGACCTGCGGACGCAATGGGACGTGTGAATTGCAGAAGCTGGCCTATGATCTAGGTGTGCGCGAGCGGTTGTTCCAGGGTGAACGCAAGCATTTTGAGAAGGACGAGTCGTCGCCGGTTCAACGTACCCCGGATAAATGTATTCTGTGCGGGCGGTGTATCCGCGTCTGCGGAGAAGTACAGGGAGTCCACAATCTGGGCGTCCAGAACCGTGGTTTCCACAACGTGGTGGCGCCGGCGCACGAGTGCAATATGATTGACTCTGTTTGCATCCATTGCGGACAGTGCGTCAACGTCTGCCCCACGGCGGCGTTTACCGAACAGGATGCCACCGAGTCGGTGTTTGAAGCCTTGGCCAACCCCGACTTGCATGTTGTTGTGCATACGGCTCCGGCTATCAGGGCCACGATTGGGGAAGGATTTGGGTTCAGGCCAGGAACCCCGGTGACCGGAAAACTGGTGACGGCCCTTCGGCGTGCCGGGTTCCACAAGGTGTTTGATACCAACTTCGGCGCCGACCTGACCATTATGGAGGAGTCCGCTGAATTCATCACCCGAGTCCAGAAAAAAGAGCGGCTCCCGTTGATCACCTCCTGCTCGCCGGGCTGGGTGAACTTCATGGAGCGTTTCTACCCGGAGTTGATTCCGCTGACTTCGACCTGCAAATCGCCCATGAGCATGCTGTCAACACTGCTGAAGACCTATTATGCGCAGCAGATGGGGATAGACCCGAAGAACATCTTTGTGGTGGCGGTGATGCCTTGCACGGCGAAAAAGTTTGAGGCCAGTCGTCCCGCCCATATGGCTCCGTGGGGCAAGCCCTACACGGATGCCGTGCTGACCACGCGCGAATTGATCTGGATGCTGAAATGCCTCGGGGTGGATTTCCATAACCTGGAAGACGGTATGTATGACTCTCCGCTGGGCGTCTCATCCGGTGCGGCCGACATTTTCGGTGCCACGGGCGGCGTGATGGAAGCGGCGCTTCGTACGGCGTATGAGAAGATTACAGGTCAAGAACTTGAAAATCTGGATTTCGAGAATGTCCGTGGCGTTGAGGGGGTCAAGGAAACCTCTGTTGAAATCAATGGCATGACGATTAATATTGGGGTGGCTAACGGGTTACAGAATGCCAAGCATCTCCTGGATCGCGTGGTGAGTGGTGAGAAACTATACCATATCATCGAGATTATGGCGTGTCCGGGCGGGTGTGTTGCGGGTGGCGGCCAGCCGTATCCGCCGAATGGGATGCATGTGCTGGATCCTGAACTGGGCCGCTTGCGGGCGCGGGCGCTCTATTCAATCGACGGAAGCAAGTCCCTGCGGAAGTCGCATGAGAACCCGGCTATTGAGTTGTTGTATGAGAATTTCCTGGGGGCGCCCAACAGCCATCTTTGCCATGAGTTGTTGCATACCCACTATGAACCCAAGTATCCAAGAGGTGTGAAATGA
- a CDS encoding response regulator transcription factor has product MKRQYSVLIIEDDESLMLGLEENLNVAGYRVMTAASGGAGLKLAIDRKPDLILLDLNLPDLGGYEICKNLREQRNPAAIIMLTARKEESDKLRGFELGADDYVTKPFSVKELLARVNAILMRADRKVEKGVQFRFGDFVLDMDTRALTTKGKNVELTRTEFDLLAYMLANEGKSLSRETLLRDVWGTEYYGTQRSLDTFVAMLRSKIEKKSNAPRHILTVHGVGYKFFL; this is encoded by the coding sequence ATGAAACGACAATATTCCGTATTGATTATTGAGGATGACGAGTCGTTGATGCTGGGGTTGGAGGAAAATTTAAATGTGGCCGGGTATCGCGTGATGACCGCTGCCAGCGGTGGTGCGGGTCTCAAACTCGCCATTGACCGCAAGCCCGACCTGATTTTACTCGATCTCAACCTGCCTGATCTCGGTGGCTATGAGATCTGCAAAAATCTGAGGGAGCAGCGTAACCCGGCGGCCATCATCATGTTGACAGCTCGTAAAGAGGAGTCGGATAAATTACGTGGCTTTGAATTGGGCGCAGACGATTATGTGACAAAGCCCTTTAGTGTGAAAGAGTTGCTGGCGCGGGTGAATGCCATCCTGATGCGGGCTGACCGCAAAGTTGAAAAAGGAGTCCAATTCAGGTTTGGGGATTTTGTATTGGATATGGATACACGTGCTTTGACTACAAAAGGAAAAAACGTTGAGCTGACGCGTACGGAATTTGACTTGCTGGCGTATATGCTGGCCAATGAAGGCAAGTCACTGTCCCGTGAGACGTTATTGCGGGATGTGTGGGGTACGGAATATTACGGGACGCAGCGGTCGCTGGATACTTTTGTGGCGATGCTACGTTCGAAAATCGAAAAAAAATCAAATGCCCCGAGGCACATTCTGACCGTACATGGGGTGGGCTATAAGTTCTTTTTATGA